In Gossypium arboreum isolate Shixiya-1 chromosome 6, ASM2569848v2, whole genome shotgun sequence, the following are encoded in one genomic region:
- the LOC108484514 gene encoding protein TIFY 10A-like codes for MNMSCSPEFLVQKPARSPEKTSFTQTCNLLSQYLKEKGSFGDLSLGMTCNDEANETPEMLRPTMNLFPVNEKSGDDCLAAPPPRKLRSMDLFPNQAAFSSPKDDALKSTMNKLGSSVEPQTAQMTIFYGGQVIVFNDFPADKAKEIMLLAGKGSSQSNSFNTNPPHINAPFTSTIATSPIESGIGVPPTPNFSTTVTQECIRSAQRPIPGDLPIARRASLHRFLEKRKDRMTTRAPYEISNSTASSSKPGDDKSWLGLAAQSP; via the exons ATGAATATGTCGTGTTCACCGGAATTTTTGGTTCAGAAACCGGCGAGGTCACCGGAGAAGACAAGCTTTACCCAAACTTGTAACTTGTTGAGTCAGTACTTGAAGGAGAAAGGTAGCTTTGGAGATCTAAGTCTGGGTATGACATGCAACGATGAAGCTAATG AGACTCCCGAGATGCTGCGTCCCACCATGAATTTGTTTCCTGTCAATGAGAAATCCGGTGATGATTGCCTTGCGGCGCCGCCTCCTCGGAAACTGAGATCCATGGATTTGTTCCCTAATCAAGCTGCTTTTTCATCACCTAAAGATGATGCTCTGAAAAGCACCATGAACAAATTGGGTTCTTCAGTGGAGCCTCAAACTGCACAGATGACCATCTTTTATGGTGGACAAGTGATTGTGTTCAACGATTTCCCGGCCGACAAAGCTAAGGAGATCATGCTTTTAGCTGGCAAAGGCAGCTCTCAAAGCAATAGCTTCAACACCAATCCTCCCCACATCAATGCCCCCTTTACTTCTACCATAGCAACAAGTCCAATTGAGTCCGGTATCGGGGTTCCTCCTACCCCTAATTTCAGCACCACGGTAACTCAAGAATGCATACGATCTGCTCAGCGACCCATTCCCGGCG ATCTACCAATTGCAAGGAGAGCTTCACTCCACCGGTTCCTTGAGAAGAGAAAGGATAG GATGACCACAAGGGCACCATACGAGATAAGTAACTCCACAGCATCTTCATCCAAGCCAGGCGACGACAAGTCATGGCTCGGTTTGGCTGCTCAATCTCCGTAG